Genomic segment of Candidatus Ancaeobacter aquaticus:
GGCACGCAGCCCCTTAACGGTAATAAGTTCAGGATCACCTGGTCCCGCGCCAACAATGTATACTTTATTTGTTTTCATCACGATACTACTTTCTGCATATACATACTGTTATTTAGAATATTCTTTAGCCTGACATTATCTTCTTTTATCTGCACGGCAAGCGCCCCCTGTAAAGGATGCGGGGTAATAACATTAAGTGGTATTATTTGTGAAATCCTTTTTTCAAGCCCCAAACGCAAAAGCGCCGCGTGAGCAACAATTACAGCATCGTACTCACCCCTATCCAGTTTTTCAACCCTTTGGTCAATATTCCCGCGAATATCTTTTACATCTAGATCGTTACGATATCTCTTTATACTTTCATTACGGTTTACACTGCTTGTTCCCAAAACAGCACCAGAAGGAAGTGTGTCTAATGTATAACCGCCTCTTGCAACAAGACAGTCAAAACAACTGATTGATGGTGTCATAAGAGCAATACTAAGTGAATTTGGCATATTCTCATCTAAATCCTTCGCGCTATGAATAGCTATATCTATTTGGTCATGCAACAATGCCTGCTCAAGTTCGTAGGTAAAGAAATCGGTGTTTTCACGCACCGTTAAGGACGATACCTTATCCTTATCTCCCTTTGTTGCTATTTGCATGACATTAAATATCAACCCAGGAAAAAACGACCTAACTTCTTCTACCTGAGCGATTGCCAATCTACTTGGTCTTGTGCCTACCCGTAAACGCATAATTTCTTACCCCTCGTATACTAGAATCAACTTCATCTTTGATCATTTTCTCAGCTGCACGTAAGGCTTCAGCCACAGCACCACTCTTTTTACTGACAGTGCCTATATCGTCAAGATTTTTTAGCGATACCCCAGATATTGTCTCTACAGTCGGCTCCACATTACGCGGTAAAGCTATATCATATATAAAAAGCTCTTTATTCCTTTTTACACTCACTTCATCCACAGTATGTTTTTTTAGAACATAGTGAGGACACGCTGAAGCACTAATAACAGCGTCTACGTGAGAGAGATACTGTGATAGATCATCCAAGAGTATCGCTTTCCCCCCAGACATATTGGCTAATTGCCGTGATCTGGCATGTTTTTTTCGTGACGCAAAATACAGATTTGCACGCGGATCTTTCTTTTCAGCAAAGAGCCGGGCAATGGTTCCTGTTCCCACGATCATTATTTCT
This window contains:
- the hemC gene encoding hydroxymethylbilane synthase; amino-acid sequence: MRLRVGTRPSRLAIAQVEEVRSFFPGLIFNVMQIATKGDKDKVSSLTVRENTDFFTYELEQALLHDQIDIAIHSAKDLDENMPNSLSIALMTPSISCFDCLVARGGYTLDTLPSGAVLGTSSVNRNESIKRYRNDLDVKDIRGNIDQRVEKLDRGEYDAVIVAHAALLRLGLEKRISQIIPLNVITPHPLQGALAVQIKEDNVRLKNILNNSMYMQKVVS